From the Candidatus Bathyarchaeota archaeon A05DMB-5 genome, one window contains:
- a CDS encoding glycerate kinase, with protein sequence MLTIRNKEQLIKNGETPLNQKARKLALESLEHALETVDPKRIIKSKLKLKNSTLHVNDYSFDLKKFKNVYVIGGGKASGTMAEALEHVLGDRIKSGFVNVPHDSNHKTSIIKLHGASHPVPDEAGVEGTRRMLEIVENAEENDLVICLISGGGSSLMPLPRGKITIADKREITNALLKCGANINEINTVRKHISDFKGGWLAKKAYPATILNLILSDVVGDPLDFIASGPTVPDSTTFSDAVKILKKYGLWEKAPAPIKKVLSDGEKGVIPETPKADDEAFKKVFNVVVGNNRLASQAAFEYLKSKGLNTLMLTATLEGEARHVGTMLASMAREVTVSGTPTPKPAAIIAGGETTVTVTGKGKGGRNQEIALAASLKLKEMDGVVVASLSTDGIDGPTDAAGAIVDGKTLTKAVALDLAPEKYLAENDSYNFFSKLGDLIFTGPTGTNVNDISLIVVL encoded by the coding sequence ATGCTAACAATACGGAACAAGGAACAACTAATCAAAAACGGCGAGACACCGCTTAATCAAAAAGCAAGAAAACTAGCCCTAGAAAGCCTCGAACACGCATTAGAAACAGTAGACCCAAAACGAATAATAAAATCGAAACTCAAGCTGAAAAATTCAACACTTCACGTTAACGACTATTCTTTTGATTTAAAAAAATTTAAGAACGTTTACGTGATAGGTGGAGGAAAAGCAAGTGGCACAATGGCTGAAGCCTTAGAACATGTTCTTGGCGACCGAATAAAAAGCGGCTTTGTTAACGTTCCCCACGATAGCAACCACAAAACAAGCATCATAAAACTTCACGGGGCAAGCCATCCTGTTCCAGACGAAGCGGGCGTGGAAGGGACTCGCCGCATGTTGGAAATAGTAGAAAATGCAGAAGAGAATGATTTGGTTATATGCTTAATTTCTGGCGGCGGTTCAAGCCTCATGCCGTTGCCGCGTGGCAAAATAACAATCGCTGACAAAAGAGAAATCACTAACGCATTGCTCAAGTGCGGCGCCAACATAAACGAGATTAACACCGTCAGAAAACACATTTCAGATTTCAAGGGCGGATGGCTCGCAAAAAAAGCTTATCCAGCCACAATTTTAAACCTCATACTTTCCGACGTGGTCGGTGACCCGTTAGATTTCATCGCTTCTGGGCCAACAGTTCCCGACTCAACCACCTTTAGTGACGCAGTAAAAATTCTGAAAAAATATGGTTTGTGGGAAAAAGCGCCAGCGCCAATTAAGAAAGTATTGTCCGATGGAGAAAAAGGCGTAATTCCAGAAACTCCAAAAGCAGACGACGAAGCATTCAAGAAAGTTTTTAATGTTGTTGTCGGGAACAACCGACTCGCAAGCCAAGCAGCATTTGAATACCTTAAGTCAAAAGGATTGAACACGCTTATGTTGACTGCAACGTTGGAAGGCGAAGCGCGGCACGTAGGGACAATGCTTGCTTCCATGGCACGCGAAGTCACTGTGTCTGGAACCCCGACTCCAAAACCCGCAGCCATAATAGCAGGCGGAGAAACAACCGTCACAGTTACTGGAAAAGGAAAAGGCGGAAGAAACCAAGAAATAGCGTTAGCTGCATCGTTAAAACTGAAAGAAATGGACGGAGTGGTTGTGGCTTCGCTTAGCACGGACGGCATAGACGGACCAACAGATGCTGCTGGAGCGATAGTCGACGGAAAAACATTAACGAAAGCCGTGGCATTGGACTTGGCACCAGAAAAATACCTAGCCGAAAACGATTCCTACAATTTCTTTTCAAAACTCGGCGATTTAATATTTACAGGACCGACAGGCACAAATGTCAACGATATTTCCTTGATAGTGGTTCTTTAA
- a CDS encoding transcriptional regulator, giving the protein MNVGFEGILQSDLWRKLGASSREGSRIALKLEAKKLIRREKELREGRWTYRLYPKRAPASIDSIADCPCLMCPDNARCDPSSSISPQNCERLTDWLLLIAKDESGTIGDS; this is encoded by the coding sequence ATGAACGTTGGATTCGAAGGCATATTACAATCAGACTTATGGCGCAAACTCGGCGCAAGCAGCCGAGAAGGCTCCAGGATAGCCCTGAAACTAGAAGCCAAAAAACTCATCCGCAGAGAAAAAGAACTACGTGAAGGAAGATGGACTTACAGATTATATCCGAAAAGAGCCCCAGCATCAATAGACTCGATTGCAGACTGCCCATGCCTAATGTGCCCAGACAACGCTAGATGCGACCCATCAAGCTCGATTTCGCCACAAAACTGCGAAAGACTTACAGACTGGTTGCTTTTGATAGCAAAAGACGAATCTGGCACGATTGGTGACAGTTAG
- a CDS encoding D-glycerate dehydrogenase, translating to MPKPKVYVTREIPERGLNKIKKYFDAEVWPEYAPPPKKVIIEKAKNVEALATLLSDKIDSEVFDAAPKLKIVAQMAVGFDNIDIPEATKRGIYVTNTPEVLTDTTADFAWALLMAVARRVVEADKYVRTGQWKVSWHPAMMQGRDVHHATLGVVGTGRIGYAVAKRAKGFDMKILFYDVIPRPEMEKDLGAKRVDLDTLLKESDFVSLHVPLMKETYHLINAEKLKLMKKTAYLINNARGPVVDEKALYQALKEGRIAGAGLDVFEQEPTPVDNPLLKLDNVVVAPHISSASYETRSQMAEMVADNLIAFFEGKKPPNLVNPDVMKVRPLSKLF from the coding sequence ATGCCGAAACCAAAAGTTTACGTTACCCGCGAGATTCCAGAAAGAGGCTTAAACAAAATAAAGAAGTATTTTGACGCTGAAGTTTGGCCGGAATATGCTCCGCCGCCCAAAAAGGTCATAATTGAGAAGGCTAAGAACGTTGAGGCACTTGCTACACTTTTGTCGGACAAAATAGACAGCGAAGTTTTCGATGCAGCACCTAAACTGAAGATTGTTGCTCAAATGGCTGTTGGTTTTGATAACATTGACATTCCAGAAGCCACTAAACGAGGAATTTACGTGACTAACACGCCTGAAGTTTTAACCGACACAACAGCGGATTTCGCTTGGGCTTTATTGATGGCTGTCGCGCGACGCGTTGTTGAAGCTGACAAGTATGTTCGCACTGGACAATGGAAGGTTAGTTGGCATCCGGCAATGATGCAGGGAAGAGACGTTCACCACGCAACTCTAGGCGTAGTTGGCACTGGCAGAATAGGCTATGCGGTTGCGAAGAGAGCGAAAGGTTTCGACATGAAAATTCTCTTTTACGATGTAATACCGAGACCAGAGATGGAAAAAGATTTAGGTGCAAAACGAGTTGATTTGGACACGCTTCTGAAAGAATCAGACTTTGTCAGTCTCCACGTACCATTAATGAAAGAGACTTATCATTTGATAAATGCTGAAAAACTCAAACTCATGAAGAAAACAGCGTATCTAATAAATAACGCCCGCGGTCCTGTTGTGGACGAGAAAGCCTTGTACCAAGCTCTGAAAGAGGGCAGAATTGCAGGTGCTGGACTTGACGTTTTTGAACAAGAACCCACACCAGTGGATAATCCATTGCTGAAACTGGACAACGTGGTTGTGGCGCCTCACATTTCAAGTGCCAGTTACGAAACACGTTCTCAAATGGCTGAGATGGTTGCGGATAATCTCATCGCGTTCTTTGAAGGGAAGAAACCGCCGAACCTTGTTAACCCAGACGTAATGAAAGTGCGACCACTGTCAAAGCTATTTTAA
- a CDS encoding MoaD/ThiS family protein, giving the protein MAITVRFIGAFRGVSGKSKITIKFEEETPLRETIKRIVEKIPELKKVLIDPELEDPRPNTLILVNGKEISVLNGLQTLLKDGDEVVFIPVIHGG; this is encoded by the coding sequence ATGGCAATAACAGTGAGATTTATCGGCGCTTTCCGCGGGGTTTCTGGAAAGAGCAAAATTACCATAAAATTTGAAGAAGAGACACCATTAAGAGAAACGATAAAGAGAATTGTTGAGAAAATACCTGAGCTCAAAAAAGTTTTGATTGACCCAGAACTGGAAGACCCGCGACCAAACACGCTCATACTTGTTAACGGAAAAGAAATCAGCGTCTTAAACGGTCTACAAACTCTCTTAAAAGATGGAGACGAAGTAGTTTTTATTCCTGTAATACATGGAGGATAA
- a CDS encoding pyridoxal phosphate-dependent aminotransferase: protein METLGTETAFEVLAKAKALEKQGKEVIHLEIGEPDFDTPKYIKEAAIKALNDGYTHYVPSAGIPELREAIAEHIAKTRNIEVSQDEVVVTPGAKPIMFFAILACVNPGEEVLYPNPGFPIYESLINFVGAKAVPIPLLEKNDFRIDHEYVKKKITKKTKMIILNSPENPTGGVLTKEDLKVIVDCIGDRDDVLVLSDEIYDRIIYEGKHESIASFPGMKEKTIILNGFSKIYAMTGWRLGYGVMRKDLAQKVAQLMTNSNSCTSAFIQMAGVAALKGPQKDSERMVEEFKKRREVIVSGLNKIKGITCKKPRGAFYVFPNITGTGMDCRKLGDYLLYEAGVAVLPGTSFGSYGEGYLRLSFANSVENIKKALERISVALEKR from the coding sequence ATGGAAACTCTCGGAACAGAAACAGCTTTTGAAGTGCTTGCGAAGGCAAAAGCGCTCGAAAAGCAAGGTAAAGAAGTAATACACTTGGAAATTGGCGAACCAGATTTTGACACGCCAAAATACATTAAAGAAGCTGCAATAAAGGCACTGAATGACGGTTATACGCATTATGTTCCATCAGCCGGCATTCCAGAACTTCGAGAAGCAATCGCTGAGCATATCGCAAAAACTAGAAACATTGAAGTCAGCCAAGACGAAGTGGTTGTAACTCCGGGCGCGAAGCCAATAATGTTCTTCGCTATTCTCGCTTGCGTGAACCCCGGCGAAGAGGTTTTGTATCCAAACCCCGGCTTTCCAATTTATGAGTCTTTGATAAACTTTGTTGGCGCTAAAGCTGTGCCTATACCGCTCTTGGAGAAGAACGATTTTCGCATTGACCACGAGTATGTTAAGAAGAAGATAACAAAGAAGACAAAAATGATTATTTTGAATTCGCCGGAAAACCCGACGGGCGGTGTCTTGACTAAGGAAGATTTGAAGGTTATTGTTGACTGTATTGGCGACAGAGACGACGTGCTTGTGCTTTCTGATGAGATTTACGACCGAATAATCTATGAAGGAAAACATGAAAGCATTGCTTCGTTTCCGGGAATGAAGGAGAAAACAATTATTCTCAATGGCTTTTCGAAGATTTATGCGATGACCGGTTGGAGACTTGGCTATGGTGTGATGCGAAAAGACTTGGCACAGAAAGTCGCTCAACTCATGACTAACTCCAACTCTTGCACAAGTGCCTTCATTCAAATGGCGGGTGTAGCGGCTTTAAAAGGTCCACAGAAGGATTCGGAAAGAATGGTTGAGGAGTTCAAAAAACGAAGAGAAGTCATTGTTTCTGGTTTGAATAAGATTAAGGGTATAACATGCAAGAAACCACGTGGCGCCTTTTACGTGTTTCCGAACATAACTGGAACTGGAATGGACTGTAGAAAGCTTGGTGACTACCTGCTTTACGAAGCTGGCGTTGCGGTTCTGCCTGGAACATCCTTTGGAAGTTATGGTGAAGGTTACCTGCGTTTGTCATTTGCCAATTCAGTTGAGAACATCAAAAAAGCCTTAGAGCGTATTTCTGTAGCTCTTGAAAAACGGTAG
- the nadC gene encoding carboxylating nicotinate-nucleotide diphosphorylase, giving the protein MFVPHKILEEKLHKILEEDVGQGDITTVLTVPEGSTAEAEVIAKEVGVVAGIEEARILLESLKLKTEPLVADGEKIKPKQVLMKISGDTRTLLSAERTVLNLLSRMSGIATATRKLVEKIQKAGLKTKVACTRKTASGLLYFDKKAVLVGGGDTHRLHLDDMVLIKDNHIAIVGSLKEAIRKVKEKASFSKKIEVEVTKVEDVLVAAKAGVDIIMLDNFSPKQLKEAVRLIKKAGFQGKLLLEASGGITAENILAYASTGVDIVSLGEITHSPKALDISLEIRKIRKQ; this is encoded by the coding sequence ATGTTTGTGCCTCATAAAATTTTGGAAGAAAAACTTCACAAAATACTCGAAGAAGACGTTGGGCAAGGAGACATAACCACTGTGCTCACCGTTCCTGAAGGAAGCACTGCGGAGGCAGAAGTAATAGCAAAAGAAGTCGGAGTTGTTGCTGGAATCGAAGAAGCGAGAATCCTTCTTGAAAGTTTAAAACTAAAAACTGAACCGCTGGTTGCAGATGGAGAAAAAATAAAGCCGAAACAGGTGCTTATGAAAATTTCTGGAGATACACGAACGCTACTTTCTGCTGAGCGCACAGTTCTAAATCTCCTTTCACGCATGAGCGGCATAGCAACAGCAACACGAAAGCTGGTGGAAAAAATTCAGAAAGCGGGACTTAAGACGAAAGTTGCATGCACGCGAAAGACAGCGTCGGGACTGCTTTATTTTGATAAAAAAGCGGTTCTAGTTGGCGGCGGCGACACACATCGGCTTCATTTGGATGACATGGTTCTAATCAAAGACAACCACATAGCAATAGTTGGAAGCTTAAAAGAAGCAATAAGAAAAGTGAAGGAAAAAGCCTCCTTCAGCAAGAAAATCGAAGTAGAAGTTACCAAAGTTGAGGATGTTCTGGTTGCGGCTAAGGCTGGCGTAGATATAATAATGTTGGATAATTTTTCTCCAAAGCAGCTGAAAGAAGCGGTTAGACTGATTAAAAAAGCCGGATTCCAAGGCAAACTTTTGTTGGAAGCCAGTGGAGGAATCACGGCAGAAAATATTTTAGCGTATGCATCAACGGGCGTCGATATTGTAAGCTTAGGAGAAATAACCCACAGTCCAAAAGCGCTTGACATAAGCTTAGAAATTAGAAAAATCAGAAAACAATAG
- a CDS encoding RlmE family RNA methyltransferase, translated as MPKAWIRERKKDYYYRMAKEREYRSRAAFKLLQAVEKYHFIKYRDVVVDLGSAPGGWIKVARKIVGSKGFVLGVDLKSIEPFPQDNVRTIIGDINEPETLQEISNILPRKADAVVSDVSPNISGIWEVDHARQIDLAHQALKIALETLKPRGNFFVKVFQGDLLDDFIQKVKEHFEVVRIMKPKASRTKSSEIFVLGMYLKETSD; from the coding sequence TTGCCAAAGGCGTGGATTCGAGAAAGAAAAAAGGATTATTATTATAGAATGGCTAAAGAGCGGGAATACCGATCCAGAGCAGCATTCAAACTGCTTCAAGCCGTCGAAAAATATCATTTTATAAAATACCGCGATGTCGTTGTTGATTTGGGTTCTGCACCAGGCGGTTGGATTAAAGTTGCAAGAAAAATCGTGGGAAGCAAAGGTTTTGTTTTAGGAGTTGACTTGAAATCCATTGAACCTTTTCCACAAGACAATGTTCGAACGATAATAGGCGACATAAATGAACCAGAAACTCTTCAGGAAATTTCAAATATTCTCCCAAGAAAGGCTGACGCTGTAGTTTCAGATGTTTCTCCCAACATCTCTGGAATATGGGAAGTCGACCATGCCCGCCAAATAGATTTGGCACACCAAGCATTAAAAATAGCCCTAGAAACGCTCAAGCCGCGTGGAAATTTTTTTGTAAAGGTTTTTCAAGGAGATTTATTGGACGATTTTATCCAAAAAGTTAAAGAACACTTTGAAGTCGTCAGAATAATGAAGCCTAAAGCGAGTAGAACTAAAAGTTCTGAAATATTTGTTTTGGGAATGTACTTGAAGGAAACATCAGATTAA
- the cofE gene encoding coenzyme F420-0:L-glutamate ligase: MRLYAIKIELVKTGDNLVDITLEALKKQNLELEDNDVLAITSKILSYAQNRLVNLNDIKPSEKAKKLAKRFSLQPEFAELVLREADKIYGGVEKAVLTLKNGVLTANAGIDNKNAPKNHVVLWPKNPQEWAKNVKEEIMRRTGKQVAVLIVDSGLAPLRKGTEGLALAVAGFKPVIDRRGEKDVYGKPLVITHHAVADDLASAAHLLMGEVSEKTPIVLIKDAPVEFNDNVYNSTEMMMPFKECIFMNVFKCSK; the protein is encoded by the coding sequence ATGAGACTTTACGCCATTAAAATAGAGCTTGTGAAAACTGGAGACAATCTAGTAGACATCACTTTGGAGGCACTGAAAAAGCAGAATTTAGAGTTAGAAGATAACGACGTGCTAGCAATAACTTCAAAAATCCTATCATACGCTCAGAATCGCTTAGTAAACTTAAACGACATAAAACCCTCTGAAAAAGCAAAAAAACTTGCAAAACGCTTTTCGCTGCAACCAGAATTTGCAGAACTCGTTTTGCGCGAAGCAGACAAAATCTACGGAGGCGTAGAGAAAGCAGTCTTAACACTTAAAAATGGAGTTTTAACCGCAAATGCAGGTATAGACAACAAAAACGCACCCAAAAATCACGTAGTCTTGTGGCCGAAAAACCCTCAAGAATGGGCAAAAAACGTAAAGGAAGAAATCATGCGCAGAACAGGCAAGCAGGTTGCAGTCTTAATTGTGGATAGTGGTTTAGCACCGCTTAGGAAAGGCACTGAAGGTTTAGCTTTGGCTGTGGCTGGTTTTAAACCAGTGATAGACCGCAGAGGAGAAAAGGATGTTTATGGAAAACCATTAGTCATCACGCACCACGCAGTTGCAGATGATTTAGCTTCTGCGGCGCATCTGTTAATGGGAGAAGTGTCGGAGAAAACTCCAATAGTATTGATTAAAGATGCCCCAGTAGAATTCAACGATAACGTCTATAACTCTACAGAGATGATGATGCCATTTAAAGAATGTATTTTCATGAATGTTTTCAAATGTTCCAAGTAA
- a CDS encoding DUF4152 family protein produces MKIVAADSSSAILNSKFEPLTIVAAAAVLVNPPYREPNVCLAKPIFIKAEDGHEAVIREAELCKELLGRVKADVVHLDMSLGAVSLEELSPIQFSNMKVSSKARQHLLRILPKLRKISGEITQKYRIEVLAIGKESIPVRIAELTSGAHAIIYTCEKAIEEKKMLMLGLPSKCQPRLAEKGVYLYSLIGAEHDVRGYAEDKKEILKKVNIIEMLNPTARGFRILKITPKV; encoded by the coding sequence TTGAAAATTGTCGCGGCGGATTCCTCGTCCGCCATATTAAACAGCAAGTTTGAACCATTAACAATTGTTGCAGCGGCAGCCGTGCTGGTTAATCCGCCTTATCGAGAACCAAACGTATGCTTAGCCAAGCCGATTTTCATAAAGGCAGAAGACGGACATGAAGCAGTAATTCGCGAAGCAGAACTTTGCAAGGAACTGTTGGGAAGAGTGAAGGCAGACGTTGTGCATCTTGACATGTCCTTGGGCGCGGTTTCTCTTGAAGAGCTTTCACCCATACAGTTCTCAAACATGAAAGTTTCCAGCAAAGCAAGACAACATCTCCTGCGGATTTTGCCCAAGCTTAGGAAAATCAGCGGCGAAATCACACAGAAATACAGGATTGAAGTTCTCGCCATCGGAAAAGAAAGCATCCCCGTTAGAATTGCAGAGTTAACGTCTGGAGCACACGCAATTATCTACACATGCGAAAAGGCAATTGAAGAAAAAAAGATGCTAATGCTTGGTTTACCCTCTAAATGTCAACCTAGACTGGCTGAAAAAGGCGTGTATCTTTATTCTCTCATTGGAGCAGAACACGACGTTAGAGGATACGCCGAAGATAAAAAAGAAATTCTCAAAAAAGTTAATATTATTGAAATGTTAAACCCAACTGCAAGAGGTTTCAGAATCTTAAAAATAACTCCAAAGGTGTAG
- the psmB gene encoding archaeal proteasome endopeptidase complex subunit beta: protein MERESQQSQYLWIPGATTVGVVCQDGVILASEKRVSYGYLVVSKGGKKVFKLTDQIGAACAGLVSDMQILVREVEAYAQLFNLDAGRPISVRAAAKLMSNLLFARRLAPLITQTIVGGLDDEGASLYVLDILGSVIPDKYAVVGSGTEIAMGVLEESYKEGMTMEEAKDLVVRAIKSAISRDIMSGDGIDFLLITKDGIQEESIKF, encoded by the coding sequence ATGGAAAGAGAATCACAGCAATCCCAATATCTTTGGATTCCAGGCGCCACAACCGTCGGCGTAGTATGCCAGGACGGCGTTATTTTAGCTTCTGAAAAACGTGTTTCTTACGGTTATCTTGTCGTCAGCAAAGGCGGCAAAAAAGTTTTCAAATTAACTGACCAAATAGGCGCAGCATGCGCTGGGCTCGTTTCAGACATGCAAATTCTCGTAAGAGAAGTAGAAGCATACGCGCAGCTTTTCAATCTTGACGCTGGCAGACCAATTTCTGTGAGAGCAGCAGCCAAACTAATGTCAAACCTGCTTTTCGCCCGCCGTTTAGCTCCGTTGATTACACAAACAATTGTTGGTGGACTAGATGATGAAGGGGCATCGCTTTACGTGCTTGACATTCTAGGTTCAGTAATACCTGACAAGTATGCTGTAGTAGGTTCTGGCACCGAAATCGCCATGGGAGTACTCGAAGAATCATACAAAGAAGGCATGACTATGGAAGAAGCCAAAGATTTGGTCGTAAGAGCGATAAAATCCGCCATAAGCAGAGACATCATGAGCGGCGACGGAATAGATTTCCTGCTAATAACCAAAGATGGAATACAAGAAGAATCAATAAAGTTCTAA
- a CDS encoding TIGR00296 family protein produces the protein MPFELSLDEGEFLVTLARKAVEEYLKSRRQISPPKNIDDKLMQPCGVFVTINSIESGEKELRGCIGYPYPTTPLVQAVIESAISSATQDPRFYPLSLDELDKVVFEVSVLTPPQIIEVKKPNEYPNKIKIGEDGLIVERGMFKGLLLPQVPVEWEWDAEEFLCQCCMKAGLSPDYWLLDGTKIYKFQAIIFEEEKPKGKVKRKVLGGK, from the coding sequence TTGCCATTTGAGCTTAGTTTAGACGAGGGAGAATTCCTCGTTACGCTTGCACGGAAAGCCGTCGAAGAATACCTAAAGAGCAGAAGGCAAATTAGCCCTCCCAAAAACATTGATGATAAACTAATGCAGCCTTGCGGAGTTTTCGTAACAATCAACAGCATAGAAAGTGGCGAAAAAGAACTAAGGGGCTGCATTGGCTATCCATATCCAACCACGCCATTAGTTCAAGCAGTTATAGAGTCTGCAATAAGCTCAGCAACTCAAGACCCACGCTTTTATCCGCTGTCATTGGATGAACTTGACAAGGTAGTCTTTGAAGTAAGCGTGCTCACACCTCCGCAGATAATAGAAGTTAAAAAACCAAACGAATACCCAAACAAAATCAAAATAGGCGAAGATGGACTAATTGTTGAAAGAGGCATGTTTAAAGGGCTACTTCTGCCTCAAGTGCCAGTTGAATGGGAATGGGATGCGGAGGAATTTCTATGTCAATGTTGCATGAAAGCGGGTTTGTCTCCAGATTATTGGCTTTTGGACGGCACCAAAATTTACAAGTTTCAAGCCATAATTTTTGAGGAAGAGAAACCAAAAGGCAAAGTGAAACGTAAAGTCCTCGGCGGGAAATAG
- a CDS encoding MGMT family protein: protein MISLHIQRYENVWFGVACDEEKVFATAFGSAEETVRRDLLQNIPFNTPFQNAEKLSPFAERVLETLKKIYYGEDVSENLALSTEHLSDYFRKVIKTASLIPVGYVSSYGLIAKVAGGSPRAVGRVMAMNPFAPLVPCHRVVSSDFTLGGYGGGLKAKLAFLEREKRGYAVKREIPVNGKKLQVFPVEFVLKKVNVNSL, encoded by the coding sequence ATGATTAGTCTTCACATTCAAAGATACGAGAATGTTTGGTTTGGAGTGGCTTGCGATGAGGAAAAGGTTTTTGCAACGGCGTTTGGTTCCGCTGAAGAGACTGTAAGGCGAGACCTTCTACAGAACATCCCATTCAACACACCTTTTCAGAATGCTGAAAAGCTATCTCCGTTTGCTGAACGTGTTCTGGAAACTTTGAAGAAAATATATTATGGAGAAGATGTTTCCGAGAACCTCGCATTAAGCACAGAACACCTTTCAGACTATTTCAGAAAAGTGATTAAGACAGCGTCTTTGATTCCCGTTGGATACGTGTCTTCTTACGGGTTAATTGCAAAGGTTGCTGGAGGAAGCCCAAGAGCTGTTGGGCGCGTGATGGCTATGAATCCGTTTGCGCCGCTTGTTCCTTGCCATCGAGTTGTCAGTTCAGACTTCACTTTGGGTGGATACGGTGGAGGTTTGAAAGCTAAACTTGCCTTTTTAGAACGTGAGAAGCGTGGTTACGCGGTGAAACGAGAGATTCCAGTTAACGGTAAGAAGTTGCAGGTTTTTCCGGTGGAGTTTGTTCTTAAAAAGGTAAATGTTAATTCGCTTTAG
- a CDS encoding SAM-dependent chlorinase/fluorinase: protein MPRQIITLTSDFGLRDPYVAEMKAVILSISPNATIVDITHEIEKFNIRMGAYALASAAPYFPKDTIHIAVVDPGVGTKRRSLLIQTNQAFYVGPDNGVLVLAAKKQDIEHIYEITNRNFMLPKVSATFHGRDIFAPVAAYLANGISPKEFGPEIQKIVTPKFAKVTERKEGLVGEIIYIDDFGNIVTNFGEKELNSVNAKGYVNIKVGNTKLKLKLCKAYAEAKPQELLAIIGSHNFLEISLNQGDAAEKLRVKSGDKIILCRS, encoded by the coding sequence ATGCCTCGCCAAATAATCACCTTAACATCAGATTTCGGATTGAGAGACCCCTACGTGGCGGAAATGAAGGCCGTAATCTTAAGCATCAGCCCGAATGCCACAATTGTTGACATAACCCATGAAATAGAAAAATTCAACATAAGAATGGGCGCATATGCCCTTGCTTCTGCGGCGCCCTACTTTCCAAAGGACACAATCCACATAGCAGTTGTAGACCCAGGCGTGGGAACAAAAAGACGTTCACTACTAATACAGACAAACCAAGCTTTCTACGTCGGACCAGACAACGGCGTCCTCGTCTTAGCCGCAAAAAAACAAGACATAGAACACATTTACGAGATTACCAACCGCAATTTTATGCTTCCCAAGGTTTCCGCAACATTTCATGGAAGAGACATATTTGCGCCCGTCGCAGCTTACTTGGCGAACGGAATTTCACCAAAAGAGTTTGGACCTGAAATCCAGAAAATTGTAACACCAAAATTTGCGAAAGTAACAGAAAGAAAAGAAGGCTTAGTAGGCGAAATCATCTACATCGACGATTTTGGAAACATTGTAACAAACTTTGGAGAAAAAGAGCTTAACTCAGTTAACGCAAAAGGATATGTAAATATTAAAGTTGGAAATACTAAGCTAAAGTTGAAACTCTGCAAAGCCTACGCGGAAGCAAAACCGCAAGAACTCTTAGCTATTATTGGAAGCCACAATTTCTTAGAAATTTCCTTAAATCAAGGAGATGCAGCAGAAAAACTCAGAGTTAAAAGTGGCGACAAAATCATACTTTGTCGCTCTTAG
- a CDS encoding nicotinamide-nucleotide adenylyltransferase, translating to MKRGLYVGRFQPFHLGHLGAIRDILEEVEELVVVIGSAQYSHNLNNPFTAGERLTMIRRALEEAKIDCSRVWIVPVPDVHLHMMWVSAVEGYTPKFDVVYSNESLTKRLFMEAGYNVKPIRFHERKLYSSTEVRERMLRDESWEKLVPRSVAAFIREIDGINRLRDLTKSDKV from the coding sequence ATGAAGCGTGGGCTTTATGTCGGGCGTTTTCAGCCTTTTCATCTTGGTCATTTAGGAGCCATAAGAGACATTTTGGAAGAAGTTGAAGAACTAGTAGTCGTTATTGGAAGCGCACAATACAGCCACAACCTTAACAATCCATTTACCGCTGGCGAAAGACTGACTATGATTCGTAGGGCTCTGGAAGAAGCAAAAATTGACTGTTCGCGAGTTTGGATTGTGCCAGTGCCAGACGTGCACTTGCATATGATGTGGGTTTCGGCAGTAGAAGGCTACACGCCAAAATTTGATGTCGTCTATTCCAACGAATCCTTGACAAAGCGGCTTTTTATGGAAGCTGGCTACAACGTTAAGCCAATCCGTTTTCATGAAAGAAAGCTCTATTCGTCAACTGAAGTAAGGGAAAGGATGCTTAGAGACGAGAGTTGGGAGAAGCTTGTTCCAAGAAGTGTGGCGGCTTTCATAAGAGAGATAGATGGCATTAACAGACTTAGGGATTTGACTAAGAGCGACAAAGTATGA